GTCATCCGATTAGCGATGAGGACAAGCGCCACTGGTTCCTTTGTGGTTTAGGCCCGACGTTCGAAAACTTTTCCACCGCTCAACGCACCATTCACCCAGCTCCTTCTTTCCGTGACCTTCTAGCCAATGCCGAAAACCAAGAACTCTTTGTCCAGAAACTTCATGGTTCCCAACCACCAGAAGCCGCCTTTTATGCACACCAAACCAAACATAACCGCCCCTCCTCTCGAGGCCGTGGTCGCTCCACTTTTTCTAGAGGTCGAGGGAGTACTTATCCTAAACGATCTCCTCATTGTCAATTATGTCGGAAAGACGGACACTACGCCCCCGCTTGTCCAAATCTTGCCTCATACGCCAAAAATTCGAGTCCTCTAGATGCTAATCTAGCACAAGCATTCCATGCTCAATGTAACATCAACCCGGAAACTCCGGATTGGACAGCCGATTCAGGTGCCACAACACATATGCTTCAAAATAATAACGGTCTAGAAATATCTAAACCTCATACGGGTAACATACGTGTCACTTTTGGTAATGGACAATCATTACCTGTTACCAATATAGGGACCACACCTCTAAATGATTCTATTTCGTTACAAAATGTTCTTGTCGTTCCTAATCTTACCAAGAATCTACTCTCCATAAGTAGACTCACAAATGATTCACCGGTTGATGTActattttctaacaattttttTCACATTCAGGACCGAAAGACGGCGGAAGTTCTCGCTAGAGGCATTTGCGAAAATGGCTTCTATGTTCTTACCCAAGGTCACAAGTCACTCGTTGCTGCGCTTTCTGCATCTCATCTTCGTGCTTCTTTTAATAAATGGCATAGCCGTCTAGGACACGTTTCCTTTGATACTATCACTACTTTAAACAAACTTGGTCATGTGTTTGTTACATCGTTATTACCCAAACCGGGTTTGTGCAATTCTTGTGAGCTATCAAAGGCTAAACATTTGCCTTTTGTTGAAAATACTAAACGCGCGCAACATGTTTGGATATTATTCATTGTGACCTTTGGGGACCCGCACCCATACCCTCCGCCGATGGCTATTTGTACTATGTTATCTTTGTTGATGATCACTCACGGTTCACTTGGTTTTATCCTTTAAAGGCTAAATCCGATTTTTTCAATGTTCTAACCACCTTTTTATCTCTCGTCCAAAATCAATTTTCAACAACCGTTAAAATTTTTCAAAGTGATGGTGGAACCGAATTCACAAATAATCGGGTGCAAAAATGCTTTCAACAACATGGCATACAACATCGGCTCTCTTGTCCCTATACACCGGAACAAAACGGAAGGGCGGAACGAAAACATCGTCATATAACCGAAACCGGATTAGCCATGATGTTTAACGCACATGCACCGTCCACTCTATGGTTTGATGCATTTACTTCCGCTACTTATATCATAAACCGTCTACCCACCAAAATTCTTGAAAGTAAATCTCCTTTTGAAGTCCTTTTCAAACATCCTCCTACCTACTCAAACTTACGGGTTTTTGGATGTCTTGTCTACCCATATCTTCGCGACTACACCAAAAACAAACTTTTACCAAGAAGCGCCCCTTGCGTGTTCGTTGGTTATAGTCCAAGATACAAAGGTTTTCGATGCCTAGATACCACAACCGGCCGCATATACACCACTAGGCATGCAAAATTTGATGAGGACATTTTCCCTTTTCACTCATCTTCCACACCTTCAAATCCTTCTCTCATTCCCTTTACAAATTTTGACGACACCCTTCCACCACCAGCCCAAAGCAATAATACACCACATTCATCACCAATTGTGCCAAACCCTTCACCACCAAATTGCACCTCCTGCCCAACAGAAACCCCTCACCTCGGCCCACACCACTACGACACCTCCTCACCAAACATCAGCCCACCTTCAACCTTGTCCCAATCACCCGACCCAACCCCAAACATTACCGCCCCACCCGTTGACCTACTCAGCCCACCTACATCCGAAACCCAACCCGATGTCGTCCAAACCTCTACTCCACACTCATCCAATTCTTCCGCTCCATCCTCTCCCACCAACGACTCATTATCGGACCAACAACCCACATCCTCTCAACCACCTCCCACCATTCAAACCACCAATAACCATCTCATGACCACCCGATCCAAAGCCGGAATTTTTAAACCCAAACACTTCGCCAACTTAGCTCAATTCTCCAACCATCCCCTTCATCACTCTCTCCTATCCAATCATGTTCCAAAAGGGATCAAAACCGCATCCAAAGATCCCAAATGGGTGCACGCTATGCATGAGGAACTCGATGCTTTACAACGAAATCATACTTGGCATCTTGTACCTCATTCTTCTTCCTCAAACATTATCGGCTCCAAATGGATATATCGAATAAAATACAAAGCCGATGGTTCCATTGATCGCTACAAAGCACGCCTTGTTGCTCAAGGTTTTAATCAAGTACCGGGCCTAGATTTCTCTCATACCTTTAGTCCCGTTGTCAAATCTTCCACCATTCGTGTAGTTCTTAGTCTCGCTACCATTCATAAGTGGAAACTTCGATAACTTGATGTAAACAATGCTTTTCTAAACGGAAATCTCACCGAAACCGTTTTCATGGAACAACCACCGGGTTTTGAGGACCCGAACCACCCCACTCATGTGTGTAAACTCAATCGCGCCATTTATGGCTTAAAACAAGCTCCACGAGCTTGGTTTCAACGATTAAGTTCCTTTCTTCTAACCGTTGGTTTCATATGTAGTCGAGCTGACCCCTCTTTGTTTATCTTTAATCGTGAAGGCACCTTAATTTATCTTCTAGTTTACGTGGATGATATAATCATTACAGGCAACAATGAAAAATTCATCTCCACATTTACTTCACGTCTTAACAAAGAATTCAAAATCAAGGATCTTGGTCTTCTAAGTTTCTTCCTTGGATTGGAAGTAACTCACACTCAAACTGGTCTATTCTTAAACCAATCcaaatatgctcatgacatactATCACGGGCCGGTCTCCTTGATTCTAAACCTGTCGCCACACCCCTCACTCCCAAAGATATATTCAACACCACCGGACAACCCTTTCATGATCCCACTCTTTATCGCTCTCTTGTCGGTGCTATCCAATACCTCACCATTACCCGTCCTGATCTCTCCTTTGCCGTAAACCAAGCCAGTCAATATCTACAAAACCCCACCATCACTCACTTTCAACTTGTCAAAAGAATCCTTCGTTATGTCAAGGGAACTTTATCACATGGTCTAACGTTTGATAGACCACCTAACACTGTTTTATTAGGTTTTTCTGATGCAGATTGGGCACGTTGTATTGACACACGAAGATCCACCTATGGCTATTGCATTTACCTAGGTGGCAACTTGGTCTCTTGGAGTGCAAAGAAACAACCGACGGTCTCACGTTCAAGTTGCGAGTCAGAATATCGGGCAATGGCTAACACGGCTTCTGAAATCATTTGGGTCACTCATCTTCTACGAGAACTTCATGCCTTACCACCAGGACCTCCAACGTTATTCTGCGACAATAAGAGTGCTCTATTTTTAAGTCAAAATCCAATTTCTCACAAAAGAGCCAAACACATAGATCTTGACTACCACTTCGTTCGGGAATTAGTTGCTGCAGGTCGCCTTCACACTCGTTTCATCTCAACGGATCAACAAGTCGCAGACATCTTCACGAAGAGTCTTTCAAAGCCGCTTTTTGAGAAGTTTCGAGCAATGCTTCGTCTAGATCCTCCGCCTCGCATTGACGGGGGGTATTAGGCAATCCCACAATACTTGCCTTCACAATCAATCACGAGATCAATCAAAGCTATTGCAATAAATCAAATTCTCTAAATATGTAAATAGGAGAAATAGTCTCCTCTAATTGTTGTAACATCTTCTGTATTTATAGGTGTTGTAATTGTAATACAACTCATTGGGTTTTTCACCTATTCTCAAAAGTTAAACCTATTAACTAGCATTTCATTCCCTTTAATTCGAGCAgtctattgctatagttttctttaaaaaaattgcAGGATTTTGAATGCCCattatgtgattacgtgattttgaatacccagtaaatgactacgtgattttgtaTACCCATTTCCTGATTACATGattttatatagtatattatGTGAAACCCCACCAAGTAATTACGTAACAATAGTTTACCATGTATTATTAAATGACTACATGATTTTAAATACACATttcgtgattacgtgatttcataATAGTATTTATGTGAAACCCCACTGAGTGCTTAGGTAAAAACAAAACATGTAATATATAATATTTCATAAGGAATACATAATATTTCTGGTATAATCACGTATAAAggataaattatat
The Helianthus annuus cultivar XRQ/B chromosome 6, HanXRQr2.0-SUNRISE, whole genome shotgun sequence genome window above contains:
- the LOC110944306 gene encoding uncharacterized mitochondrial protein AtMg00810-like, with the protein product MEQPPGFEDPNHPTHVCKLNRAIYGLKQAPRAWFQRLSSFLLTVGFICSRADPSLFIFNREGTLIYLLVYVDDIIITGNNEKFISTFTSRLNKEFKIKDLGLLSFFLGLEVTHTQTGLFLNQSKYAHDILSRAGLLDSKPVATPLTPKDIFNTTGQPFHDPTLYRSLVGAIQYLTITRPDLSFAVNQASQYLQNPTITHFQLVKRILRYVKGTLSHGLTFDRPPNTVLLGFSDADWARCIDTRRSTYGYCIYLGGNLVSWSAKKQPTVSRSSCESEYRAMANTASEIIWVTHLLRELHALPPGPPTLFCDNKSALFLSQNPISHKRAKHIDLDYHFVRELVAAGRLHTRFISTDQQVADIFTKSLSKPLFEKFRAMLRLDPPPRIDGGY